From Verrucomicrobiia bacterium, the proteins below share one genomic window:
- a CDS encoding LTA synthase family protein, translating into MSDQLRPAVPTHWHKSRFGFAAAIALSLLLGWTVLRIVLFAKYGPRDLPYGEIAQMFAIGLVRDVFMAVAFILPLLGWLLVLRDRAFGRPWHRILFIAVTLGFASWEIFQLAVEFYFFDEFHSRFNTVAVDYLIYPYEVFVNIGESYPVIPIVSVCLLLGAAWTWLALRWFRPMWNDPAPPGKRFLHLVAAIAVLAVLAMTFDFRGTSFSTNRTLNEIANNGPMSFLAAAWTRNLDYAAFYRTLPKEAAYARARELLTEPHAQFTETGDSIRRHIDGDIARPRLNVVVFLEESLGSEFWGSLGRPGATLTPEMDKLAEDEGWLFTNLYASGNRTVRGFEGVLSSFPPLPGDSIVKRDRSENVETVARVLKRDGYNTIFLYGGRGLFDGMRSFAVKNGYDRFVEEKDFDHPSFTTAWGVADEDLYKRALTEMRTLSQQGKPFFATILSVSNHKPFTYPEGRIPEDPKVKKREHAVKYADWCLGQFFKSVKNEAFWTNTIFAVVADHGARVYGSQSIPIKSYEIPLVILGPAVVHEPKRLDELGCSLDVAPTLLGLLGRPYDSLFFGRDLLHGNPDHERVLINHNRDIGMWAKDRMIVLGLQKTVEYYEGDPKKVEVSPLQSPDERELELEKDCTALFQVADDLYMNRRYHLDP; encoded by the coding sequence ATGTCTGACCAACTGCGCCCCGCCGTCCCCACCCACTGGCATAAGTCCCGTTTTGGTTTCGCCGCCGCCATCGCGCTATCGCTGCTCCTCGGCTGGACGGTGCTGCGCATTGTGCTGTTTGCCAAATATGGGCCCCGCGACCTGCCGTATGGTGAGATTGCGCAGATGTTTGCCATCGGCCTGGTGCGGGACGTCTTTATGGCCGTGGCGTTCATTCTGCCACTGCTGGGCTGGCTGCTGGTGTTGCGGGACCGCGCCTTTGGCCGGCCCTGGCATCGCATTTTGTTCATCGCGGTGACCTTGGGCTTCGCCTCGTGGGAAATCTTCCAGCTCGCCGTGGAGTTTTACTTCTTCGACGAGTTTCATTCGCGGTTCAACACGGTGGCGGTGGACTACCTGATTTATCCCTACGAAGTCTTCGTCAACATCGGCGAAAGCTATCCGGTCATCCCGATCGTCAGTGTCTGCCTGCTGCTGGGCGCCGCGTGGACGTGGCTGGCGCTGCGCTGGTTTCGTCCCATGTGGAACGATCCGGCGCCGCCTGGAAAGCGCTTTCTGCACCTCGTTGCGGCCATCGCCGTGCTGGCCGTGCTGGCGATGACGTTCGATTTCCGGGGCACGTCGTTCAGCACGAACCGCACGTTGAATGAAATCGCCAACAACGGCCCCATGTCCTTTCTGGCCGCAGCCTGGACGCGCAACCTGGACTACGCCGCCTTTTACCGCACGCTGCCCAAGGAAGCGGCTTACGCCCGCGCCCGCGAACTCCTGACGGAGCCGCACGCGCAGTTCACGGAAACCGGTGACAGCATCCGCCGGCACATCGACGGCGACATCGCCAGGCCGCGGTTGAACGTGGTGGTTTTTCTCGAAGAAAGCCTCGGCTCGGAGTTTTGGGGATCGTTGGGCCGCCCCGGTGCAACGCTTACGCCGGAGATGGACAAGCTGGCCGAGGACGAAGGCTGGCTCTTCACCAACCTCTACGCGTCGGGCAACCGCACGGTGCGCGGGTTCGAGGGCGTGCTGTCCTCGTTTCCCCCGCTCCCGGGCGACTCCATTGTTAAACGTGACCGCTCGGAAAACGTGGAAACCGTGGCGCGCGTCCTCAAACGGGACGGTTACAACACCATTTTCCTGTATGGCGGCCGGGGGTTGTTTGACGGCATGCGGTCGTTTGCCGTGAAGAACGGCTATGACCGGTTCGTCGAAGAAAAGGACTTTGACCACCCGAGCTTCACCACCGCCTGGGGCGTGGCGGACGAAGATCTCTACAAGCGGGCGCTCACGGAAATGCGCACCCTTTCCCAACAGGGCAAACCGTTCTTCGCCACCATTCTTTCGGTGTCGAACCACAAGCCCTTCACCTATCCAGAAGGGCGCATCCCGGAAGATCCCAAGGTGAAAAAGCGCGAGCACGCCGTGAAATACGCGGACTGGTGCCTGGGACAATTTTTCAAGTCGGTGAAAAACGAGGCATTCTGGACGAACACGATTTTCGCCGTGGTGGCCGACCACGGAGCGCGCGTTTATGGCAGCCAGAGCATTCCCATCAAGTCCTACGAAATTCCCCTCGTAATTCTGGGACCGGCGGTGGTGCATGAACCCAAACGCCTGGATGAACTCGGCTGTTCACTCGATGTCGCCCCCACCCTGCTCGGCCTGCTGGGCCGCCCCTACGACTCGCTGTTTTTCGGGCGCGATTTGTTGCATGGCAATCCCGATCACGAACGCGTGCTCATCAATCACAACCGCGACATCGGCATGTGGGCCAAGGACCGGATGATCGTGCTCGGCCTGCAAAAAACCGTCGAGTATTACGAAGGCGATCCCAAGAAAGTGGAGGTGAGCCCGCTGCAATCTCCCGACGAACGCGAACTGGAACTGGAGAAGGATTGCACCGCGCTGTTCCAGGTCGCGGACGACCTCTACATGAACCGCCGGTATCATCTGGACCCGTAG